In a single window of the Synergistaceae bacterium genome:
- a CDS encoding ABC transporter ATP-binding protein gives MNGVSVCVNENEIVALLGPNGAGKTTFMRTISGLVRAAQGKIFFDGEEITHWAPENIVLRKKIIHVPQGRHVFGEMSVAENLELGAYSNIGKHKQKDLYDKVYSLFPKLYERRRQIAGTLSGGEQQMLAVGRALMAEPRLLIMDEPSMGLAPIIIHDLYLKISEIAKLGTTIFLVEQNALMAFEVAERAYFLDVGDITTSGKVEDLRHEDIVQAYLGI, from the coding sequence TTGAACGGAGTTTCTGTCTGCGTCAACGAAAATGAAATCGTAGCGCTTCTGGGGCCCAACGGCGCTGGGAAAACGACTTTCATGCGTACCATCAGTGGCCTTGTGAGAGCGGCTCAGGGAAAAATTTTCTTCGACGGCGAAGAGATCACCCACTGGGCTCCGGAAAACATCGTCCTCCGGAAAAAAATAATCCACGTTCCCCAGGGAAGACACGTATTTGGAGAAATGAGCGTGGCGGAAAATCTGGAGCTGGGGGCTTACAGCAACATTGGAAAGCATAAGCAAAAAGATTTGTACGACAAAGTTTACAGCCTTTTCCCCAAGCTTTATGAACGCCGCAGGCAGATTGCGGGGACCCTCAGCGGAGGAGAACAGCAGATGCTGGCGGTGGGAAGAGCCTTAATGGCTGAACCCCGGCTGTTGATCATGGACGAGCCATCCATGGGGCTGGCGCCTATTATTATTCATGATCTGTACTTAAAAATTTCAGAAATCGCGAAACTGGGAACCACCATTTTTCTGGTGGAACAAAACGCGCTGATGGCCTTTGAAGTCGCCGAACGGGCCTATTTTCTGGACGTGGGAGACATTACCACATCCGGTAAAGTCGAGGACCTTCGGCATGAGGACATTGTGCAGGCTTATCTGGGAATCTGA
- a CDS encoding branched-chain amino acid ABC transporter ATP-binding protein/permease, producing the protein MTNIKDKKISSSVFIVVLLCLMALPFIFDQHYIYHVGIISVMNLLLVLGLFLMTGLSGQMNLAQASFWALGAYGYSITARAGMPFWLSVAAVVLIAFLTTVILGFPTMKVSGIYFSMVTLGFGEITRIIIQNWQSITGGGMGIREIPKMRPFAFPLTTLPQIYLFILGVGLTCIVLVYLLLRSNLGLALKASGSNGIVSEAIGINTFRIKVLAVFLNSLLAGIGGIFYAGYYGMIHPDAFTSGVSFSFVQMLVVGGIHSFTGILLMTPVLSVAFEYLRAFGEYQVIVYALMVLLFVIFCPKGVGGFLENCIRGLSGKKDREKGVSGVQGTFVVSSGDPRRTADKEQSVLRTENLGIDFGGISALSEVGIELKKGELLSVVGPNGAGKTTLFNVISGIYRPDSGKVWLKEKDITGLYPHSIARLGMVRTFQNLGIYDSLTVMESVCVATHRRHLQFEFSGRVRELLRPWTKNCEDARRLLAFVGGFDGLEDELCINLPYGFQKHLEIARSLALDPEILLLDEPAAGLNQIEKEEMSKMIRKVVDSGVSVMLIEHDIKLVSNISDRIIVLDYGKLIANGAPAEVMKDPKVIAAYIGAASRSPAGAGGLQEGIA; encoded by the coding sequence ATGACAAACATAAAAGATAAAAAAATCTCATCCTCTGTTTTCATCGTCGTTCTGCTCTGCCTGATGGCCCTGCCCTTTATCTTCGACCAACACTATATTTATCATGTTGGAATTATTTCCGTGATGAATTTGTTGCTGGTTCTGGGGCTCTTTCTGATGACGGGGCTTTCAGGACAGATGAATTTGGCTCAGGCCAGTTTTTGGGCCCTTGGAGCCTATGGTTACAGCATCACGGCTCGGGCGGGAATGCCCTTCTGGCTGTCTGTGGCGGCGGTTGTGCTTATCGCGTTTCTGACCACCGTGATTCTGGGCTTCCCCACCATGAAGGTTTCAGGGATTTATTTTTCGATGGTGACTCTCGGGTTCGGCGAAATCACGAGAATTATCATCCAAAACTGGCAAAGTATTACCGGAGGCGGGATGGGCATAAGAGAAATTCCGAAAATGCGGCCCTTTGCCTTTCCTCTGACAACTCTGCCCCAGATTTATCTTTTTATCCTGGGCGTCGGTCTGACCTGCATCGTACTTGTCTATCTTTTGCTTCGATCCAACCTGGGGCTGGCGCTGAAAGCTTCGGGGTCGAACGGAATCGTTTCCGAAGCCATAGGCATTAATACCTTTCGCATCAAGGTTCTTGCGGTATTCCTCAATTCTCTTCTGGCTGGTATTGGGGGAATTTTTTATGCCGGCTATTACGGCATGATCCATCCTGACGCCTTCACTTCGGGGGTTTCCTTTTCCTTTGTGCAGATGCTGGTGGTCGGAGGAATTCACAGTTTCACGGGTATTTTGCTGATGACTCCGGTTTTGTCGGTGGCTTTTGAATATCTGCGGGCCTTTGGTGAATACCAGGTCATTGTCTACGCGCTTATGGTCCTCCTGTTTGTGATTTTCTGCCCCAAGGGAGTGGGCGGTTTTCTGGAAAACTGCATTCGAGGGCTTTCCGGGAAAAAGGACCGGGAAAAAGGCGTTTCCGGAGTTCAGGGTACCTTCGTGGTATCCTCCGGCGATCCCCGACGAACCGCGGACAAAGAGCAGTCCGTTCTTCGAACCGAGAATCTGGGGATAGATTTCGGCGGAATTTCCGCGCTCAGCGAAGTGGGCATCGAGCTGAAAAAGGGAGAACTTCTGTCTGTGGTAGGGCCCAACGGCGCCGGCAAAACGACGCTCTTCAACGTCATTTCCGGCATCTACAGGCCTGACAGCGGGAAGGTCTGGCTGAAGGAAAAAGATATCACCGGTTTGTATCCTCACAGCATCGCACGCCTGGGGATGGTTCGTACCTTCCAGAATCTGGGCATTTACGACAGCCTGACCGTGATGGAAAGCGTTTGTGTGGCCACCCATCGCAGACATCTGCAGTTCGAATTTTCTGGCAGAGTGAGGGAACTGCTGCGCCCCTGGACAAAAAATTGTGAGGACGCGAGACGCCTTCTCGCTTTTGTAGGGGGCTTCGACGGGCTGGAAGACGAACTTTGCATCAACCTTCCCTACGGTTTCCAAAAACACCTTGAAATCGCGCGAAGCCTCGCTTTGGATCCGGAAATTCTTTTGCTCGACGAACCGGCAGCCGGCCTCAACCAGATCGAAAAAGAGGAAATGAGCAAAATGATCCGCAAGGTCGTGGACAGCGGCGTTTCTGTGATGCTCATAGAACATGACATCAAGCTCGTTTCTAATATTTCAGACCGCATTATTGTTCTTGACTATGGAAAACTGATCGCGAATGGAGCGCCGGCCGAAGTCATGAAGGATCCCAAAGTTATTGCCGCTTATATCGGGGCTGCTTCCCGTTCGCCCGCCGGTGCAGGGGGATTGCAGGAGGGGATCGCATGA